CTTCGCGATATACGTTGAATGCCACGTCGGGGGCATCACTCTGCAACAGTCGCCAACTGAGATAGAGGGTTCCCTCTTCTTTTCCCGGCAAGATTGTCAGTCCGCGGTCGAGACGTTCCCCCACCCGGGTCGTGGCAAACCCTTCGACGGGGGCTTTGGGTTCATGCGAAGGGCTGAGTATTTCGTAATAATAGTGCCGTTCGCGGGAATCTTGGGCATTCGCGCCGACAGGCACACTTCCGAGCAACAAGGCCGCAAGGGCTATCCAAGACTTGTTTTTCATGAGACAGGATTTCGATTAAAAAGGTTAAACTTCGATATATTGAGAAACGAAATAACGATATTCCCGCTACATATCCAATCGTGGGCAGCTAATTATTGTTAATGATGCCGGCCAAGAGCGACGAAGAAGGAGGGCGAAGGAGACAAAGGACAAGGGGGTGGATACTCAAAAATGAGGGAATGGGCAAAACTTTCGACCCCGGGGATTGTTTGTAGGGTATACTTACTTAAAAAAAACGTTTATGGAAATGACAGTAATTTCTTTCTGGGGGAAAAGCCGCTATTGGTGGGCGCTCCTGGTGATCGGGGTACTCTTGATACCCTGTGGCGTGTGGCTGGTGGCAAGCCCGGCAGCCGGATATGCAGCCTTGTCGTCGCTGCTGGGTTGGGCCCTGATTCTGCTCGGTGTGCTCGAACTGGTCATTGCCAGCGACACGGGCCGTCACACACACGGCTGGGGCTGGTGGATTGCCGGCGGCATACTCGACATTCTCATCGGATTCCTACTTGTGGGCAATTTGGTGCTGAGCGAGATTGTCCTGCCCTACTTCTTCGCCTTTGCCTTACTCTACCGCGCCATAAAAAACATCATTGCCGGCATTACCCTCGACAAGGCTTATCAGGGCCGTTGGCTCTATCTGCTTCATGGCATCTTACTATTGGTCGCCTCGCTTTTCTTCTTCCTGGCGCCCTTCCTGGCCACCATCGTCATGGTGTATGTCTGCGCCTTCATTTTCATTTATTGGGGAATCAGCCTCATCGTATTTTCGTTTGACTTGAAACCCGAACGCCGCGCATAACCGCCGGCCATTCTCCTAAAAAAACGAAAAACGCCGATGTGTACCGGCGTTTTTCGTTTTTATTCACTATTCCGGGAGAGCTTTTTTCGCTCTTTAAGACTATCTTTGCCTTTGATTCATTAAACTTTACCGTGGATTTTGTGTCAAAAAAGAAACGACAAAATTCGCAAAGGAAAGGAGGTCCATCATGAAAAATCTTTGCCACATACTGGCGATTGTCTCAATCCTCATCGGAGGGACGGAGATAGCATCGGCTCAATATTGGGACGACTTGTACATACGCCCCAGCACACGCGACGAAATCAGACAACAGAGAGAAAAACAGGCCGAACAGGAACGTGCCGAGGCCGAGAAAAAACGGGCCGAAGCCGAACAGACCTATGTGCCCGACAGCCTGTGGAACGTCGACGCATACAACCGCCGGTATGAAGTACCCGAAGAGACGGCCTATGACCCGGAGGCCACCGTCGAAACCGCGGGGGAAGACACCACCCCGTATGCCGACAACGAGGGGTACTACCTGAACGGTTTCTACGGCACGCAAAGCGACCTCGAATATGCCGAACGCATACGCAAATTCCATAACCCGCGTTTCACGGTACACATCACCGACCCGGCTTATACCGAGATTTATTTCTTGAATTCCAACGATTGGAACGTATATATCGACGGCACTTATGCCTATGTCACCCCCACATGGACCAATCCCTGGTATTGGGACTACATGTGGTCGCCATACAGCTATTGGGGACCGTCGTGGAGATGGAGCTCATACTATTGGGGCTGGGGATACCCCTACTACGGATTCGGTTGGAGCTGGGGTTATCCCTACTATCATCACCATCATCACCATTACGGACCGGCCCCTCGTCCCCCGCACCGACCCGACTACCGCCCCGCCCCGTCTCAACGGCCGTCATACAGCCCCGGCGGGTGGAGTTCCCGTCGTCCCGGCAGCAATACCAGCGTCACCCGGCCATCGGGCACCAACAGCAACCGGGTCATCACCAACTCGCAAAATCAACGGGTACGGCTGGGCAATACCTCGCGGTCGTCGCAACGGCAAAGCACGACCCGGCAAATCGAGACACAACGCAATTATAACCAACGTTACACCCCGAGCTACAACAGCAACTCATCACGCGGAAGCAGCATCAGCAGCGGAAGCAGCGGTTCGTCGAGAGGCAGCATGAGCGGGGGAAGCCGCGGAGGAACCGGCGGAGGCAGCCGCAGCCGCCGATAAGAGAGGGACCGTTTGGAACAATATCGAACGTTTATAAGAGCATATCATCATGTATAAGATAACGAAAAAAATAGGGCTGCTGCTCTTCCTGACCGCCGGATTCGCAGCCAACACCTCGGCACAATCGGCCATCGAGGCGCTGAAACTGACCGATACCGACCTGCTCGGCACCGCCCGCTTTGTAAGCATGGGCGGCGCATTCACCGCTCTGGGTGGAGACATCAGCACCTTGTCGCAAAACCCGGCCGGGATAGGCGTCTACCGCACCAATGAGGTGGTCACGACCCTCACCATCGCCCCCCAATCGACACAGGTCACCAATTTGGCCGGGAACAGCCGCAACAGCAAGACTCGCGTCAACTT
This genomic window from Candidatus Caccoplasma merdavium contains:
- a CDS encoding DUF308 domain-containing protein, which codes for MEMTVISFWGKSRYWWALLVIGVLLIPCGVWLVASPAAGYAALSSLLGWALILLGVLELVIASDTGRHTHGWGWWIAGGILDILIGFLLVGNLVLSEIVLPYFFAFALLYRAIKNIIAGITLDKAYQGRWLYLLHGILLLVASLFFFLAPFLATIVMVYVCAFIFIYWGISLIVFSFDLKPERRA